The following proteins are encoded in a genomic region of Brachypodium distachyon strain Bd21 chromosome 1, Brachypodium_distachyon_v3.0, whole genome shotgun sequence:
- the LOC100845721 gene encoding glucan endo-1,3-beta-glucosidase isoform X2, whose protein sequence is MATPCHCRRHALGTFAAIYVFLAIVAQPFTTTTAIGVNYGTKGDNLAPPSTVAAFLANRTRIDRVKLFDTNPDMLRAFAGTGISVMVTAANGDIPILATTQGAAAWVASNVAPFYPATEISLVAVGNEIMDTHDPSLIDSLVPAMRTLKAALAAAAFRRIRVSTPNSLGILVDSSPPSAARFRDGWDVAVFTPMLQFLQRSKSPLVVNAYPYFGYNGDTLPYALARPNNPGVADAGTGITYTSMFEAQLDSVYSAMKKLGFEDVEILVGETGWPTKAMDGQIGVSPAEAAEYNRYLINEVGSGSGTPLMPKRTFETYIFALFNEDLKPGPVAERNFGLFQPDFTPMYDVGIMKGPVTAPAPAAPAKAARESKASAPTEVNGSSSAMAPSMGESTDHKTPEAAEGGDAPPSSAKSGPGDSESSEAAAKDDQGNSEKTSPREGSTTPPPDGAASKSTSFLFHVSCILAIALSVVMHV, encoded by the exons ATGGCGACGCCGTGCCATTGTCGTCGACACGCTCTCGGCACCTTTGCGGCCATCTACGTCTTCCTCGCCATCGTAGCGCAGCCGTTCACGACGACGACAGCAATCGGCGTCAACTACGGCACCAAGGGCGACAACctggcgccgccgtcgacggtCGCGGCGTTCCTCGCGAACCGCACCCGCATCGACCGGGTGAAGCTGTTCGACACGAACCCGGACATGCTCCGCGCCTtcgccggcaccggcatcTCGGTCATGGTCACGGCCGCCAACGGCGACATCCCCATCCTAGCCACAACGCAGGGCGCCGCGGCCTGGGTCGCGTCCAACGTGGCGCCCTTCTACCCGGCCACGGAGATCTCCCTCGTGGCCGTCGGCAACGAGATCATGGACACCCACGACCCGAGCCTCATCGACAGCCTCGTCCCGGCCATGCGCACGCTCAAGGCggcgctcgccgcggccgccttcCGGAGGATCCGAGTCTCCACGCCCAACTCGCTCGGCATCCTCGTGgactcctcgccgccgtccgcggCCCGGTTCCGCGACGGCTGGGACGTGGCCGTGTTCACGCCGATGCTGCAGTTCCTGCAGAGGAGCAAGTCGCCGCTGGTGGTGAACGCGTACCCGTACTTCGGGTACAACGGCGACACGCTTCCCTACGCGCTGGCGCGGCCCAACAACCCCGGCGTGGCGGACGCCGGGACCGGCATCACGTACACGAGCATGTTCGAGGCGCAGCTCGACTCGGTGTACTCGGCGATGAAGAAGCTCGGGTTCGAGGACGTGGAGATCCTCGTCGGGGAGACCGGGTGGCCGACCAAGGCCATGGACGGGCAGATCGGCGTGAGCCccgccgaggccgccgagTACAACCGGTACCTCATTAACGAGGTCGGCTCCGGGTCCGGCACGCCGCTCATGCCCAAGCGGACCTTCGAGACCTACATCTTCGCGCTCTTCAACGAGGACCTCAAGCCCGGCCCCGTCGCCGAGCGGAACTTCGGCTTGTTCCAGCCGGATTTTACTCCAATGTACGACGTCGGCATCATGAAAGGCCCGGTAACAGCGCCCGCGCCGGCTGCACCCGCCAAAGCCGCTCGTGAATCCAAGGCCTCGGCGCCTACAGAGGTCAATGGCTCCAGCAGCGCGATGGCTCCATCCATGGGCGAATCGACTGATCACAAGACGCCG GAGGCGGCGGAAGGAGGGGATGCTCCTCCGTCGTCAGCGAAGAGCGGGCCGGGGGACAGCGAGTCATCGGAGGCAGCAGCCAAG GACGACCAAGGAAATAGTGAGAAAACCAGTCCCAGAGAAGGCAGtacaacgccgccgccggacggaGCTGCTTCCAAATCCACCAGCTTTCTCTTCCACGTCTCTTGCATACTTGCAATTGCTCTGTCTGTAGTTATGCATGTCTaa